A single genomic interval of Microbacterium hydrocarbonoxydans harbors:
- a CDS encoding acylneuraminate cytidylyltransferase — protein MATEQHRADAQRVEDHGMTVAIIPARGGSKGVPRKNLRRVGGVPLIERAVRTALAADGIDLVVVSTDDDEIAAVASAAGARVVRRPAELSGDTASSESAILHALDELEAGGDSIRIVAFLQATSPFIPADALTDAVQQVRDGHADTVFAAHETYGFLWGRDAAGAAVALNHDAAHRPRRQDREPHHLETGAFYVFRADGFRAAEHRFFGRIRIAEVPEWTAIEIDDEQQLRIARALAALHESEERIPVRAIVTDFDGVHTDDTASVDADGVERVRVSREDGMGVSLLRRAGIPMLILSTEVNAVVRARADKLRVPVLHGIDDKEAALRAWAAESGIPLADIAYLGNDVNDLPALRIVGWPVAVANAHPLVQEAARVVLRRSGGHGAVRELIERVLPG, from the coding sequence ATGGCGACGGAACAGCACAGAGCGGATGCCCAGCGGGTCGAGGACCACGGGATGACGGTGGCGATCATCCCGGCCCGTGGCGGGTCGAAGGGCGTGCCGCGCAAGAACCTGCGCAGGGTCGGCGGCGTGCCTCTGATCGAACGGGCCGTGCGCACCGCGCTCGCAGCCGACGGCATCGACCTCGTGGTCGTCTCGACCGACGACGACGAGATCGCCGCGGTCGCCTCGGCGGCCGGAGCCCGCGTGGTGCGTCGTCCGGCGGAGCTCTCGGGCGACACGGCCTCGTCGGAGAGCGCGATCCTGCACGCGCTCGACGAGCTCGAGGCAGGTGGCGACAGCATCCGGATCGTCGCGTTCCTGCAGGCGACCTCGCCCTTCATCCCCGCGGACGCCCTGACGGATGCCGTGCAGCAGGTCCGGGACGGTCACGCGGACACCGTCTTCGCGGCCCACGAGACCTACGGATTCCTGTGGGGGAGGGATGCCGCCGGCGCCGCCGTGGCACTCAACCACGACGCCGCCCATCGGCCGCGTCGACAGGACAGGGAGCCGCACCACCTCGAGACGGGGGCGTTCTACGTGTTCCGCGCCGACGGCTTCCGGGCGGCTGAGCATCGCTTCTTCGGTCGCATCCGCATCGCCGAGGTGCCGGAGTGGACGGCGATCGAGATCGACGACGAGCAGCAGCTGCGGATCGCCCGCGCGCTCGCCGCCCTGCACGAGAGCGAGGAGCGCATCCCCGTGCGCGCGATCGTGACGGACTTCGACGGCGTCCACACCGACGACACCGCGAGCGTGGATGCCGACGGCGTCGAGCGCGTGCGGGTGAGCCGGGAGGACGGGATGGGCGTTTCCCTGCTTCGGCGAGCGGGCATCCCGATGCTCATCCTCTCGACCGAGGTGAACGCCGTCGTGCGGGCCAGGGCGGACAAGCTCCGTGTGCCGGTGCTGCACGGCATCGACGACAAGGAGGCGGCGCTGCGCGCGTGGGCCGCGGAGTCCGGCATCCCGCTCGCCGACATCGCCTACCTCGGAAACGACGTCAACGACCTGCCGGCGCTGCGCATCGTCGGCTGGCCGGTGGCGGTCGCGAACGCGCATCCGCTCGTGCAGGAGGCGGCGAGGGTCGTGCTGCGCCGCAGCGGCGGTCATGGTGCCGTGCGTGAGCTGATCGAACGGGTGTTGCCTGGGTGA
- a CDS encoding N-acetylneuraminate synthase family protein, which produces MTVSIGSRVIGGGHPAYLIAEIGLNHNGDVDIAKRLIDVAAKAGADAVKFQKRTPEISTPEHMRDVPRETPWGTMSYLDYRRRVEFGRDEYIAIGDHATMLGLDWFASPWDVPSVDFLEDLGVVAHKVASASLTDTELLLALRETGKPIILSTGMSTIEQIDRALATLGTDRVVLMHATSTYPLEPEEANLRAIATLRDRYPGVPVGYSGHERGLQISLAAVAIGAVAVERHITLDRTMWGSDHAASLEPTGLEHLVRDIRVIETALGDGVKRVFDSERAPMAKLRRVPA; this is translated from the coding sequence ATGACTGTCAGCATCGGATCACGTGTGATCGGAGGCGGTCATCCCGCCTATCTCATCGCGGAGATCGGCCTCAACCACAACGGCGACGTCGACATCGCCAAGCGCCTGATCGACGTCGCGGCGAAGGCCGGGGCTGATGCCGTGAAGTTCCAGAAGCGGACGCCGGAGATCTCGACGCCGGAGCACATGCGCGACGTCCCGCGCGAGACGCCCTGGGGCACCATGAGCTACCTCGATTACCGCCGCAGGGTCGAGTTCGGCCGCGACGAGTACATCGCGATCGGCGACCACGCCACGATGCTCGGTCTCGACTGGTTCGCCTCCCCGTGGGATGTGCCGAGCGTCGACTTCCTCGAGGACCTCGGCGTCGTCGCGCACAAGGTCGCCTCGGCCAGCCTGACCGACACCGAGCTGCTGCTCGCGCTGCGCGAGACGGGCAAGCCGATCATCCTCTCGACCGGCATGTCGACGATCGAGCAGATCGACCGGGCGCTCGCGACGCTCGGCACCGATCGCGTCGTCCTGATGCACGCCACCTCGACCTATCCGCTCGAGCCGGAAGAGGCCAACCTGCGCGCGATCGCCACGCTGCGCGACCGCTACCCCGGTGTCCCTGTCGGGTACTCCGGTCACGAGCGTGGTCTGCAGATCTCCCTCGCCGCCGTCGCGATCGGCGCAGTCGCCGTCGAGCGGCACATCACCCTCGACCGCACCATGTGGGGCTCGGATCACGCCGCATCGCTCGAGCCCACCGGCCTCGAGCACCTCGTCCGCGACATCCGCGTGATCGAGACCGCACTCGGCGACGGGGTGAAGCGCGTCTTCGACAGCGAGCGCGCGCCCATGGCGAAGCTGCGTCGCGTTCCGGCATGA
- a CDS encoding DUF6716 putative glycosyltransferase gives MTGSGALRVVAIADADSFVKWSASLLGSVPGIRRHLLLVQTPLTASVEQQRTALSGTGMLAEDVTRVAFARAAGWLEGQRPDVVLLAGRGPFVRLMGRVVDGLTHRPVVVAGLPGMAIPAQRGALDYRRHTDLLVVHSHREQRAFTELGERIGVHVPTALATLPFARTRSRVLAGDRMQVLSADAVRPTATLVAERPEQPRSVRMPATDLVFAAQALVPVARAERAEIAATLVRAAEADPRRRVVVKLRSRPGETETHLERDPYLDLLPARLPDNLVVSYGSMAQALSTAAGLVTVSSTAAVEAVASGVPVIALDSFGVSKSLLNTVFVGSGLLGGRSEVVAGRFRHPHPAWLRDNYFHPSAESTWWQHVEQLVALRRAGALPHRRVPEARGGALHEAWHRASVLGSEDRTLSGTAALAVGVPVTRALGVLRRGRQSAGGGTWADASTDFTLEPNPFHDSIRR, from the coding sequence ATGACCGGCTCGGGGGCGCTCAGGGTCGTCGCGATCGCCGACGCCGACTCGTTCGTGAAGTGGTCGGCGTCGCTGCTCGGCAGCGTCCCCGGCATCCGTCGCCATCTGCTGCTGGTGCAGACGCCGCTGACGGCGAGCGTCGAGCAGCAGCGCACGGCCCTGTCCGGCACCGGGATGCTCGCCGAGGACGTCACCCGCGTGGCCTTCGCGCGAGCGGCCGGATGGCTCGAAGGGCAGCGTCCCGACGTGGTGCTGCTCGCCGGTCGCGGGCCGTTCGTGCGCCTGATGGGCCGGGTGGTCGACGGCCTCACGCACCGTCCGGTCGTCGTCGCCGGGCTCCCGGGCATGGCCATTCCCGCTCAGCGCGGCGCACTCGACTACCGCCGGCACACCGACCTGCTCGTGGTGCACTCGCACCGGGAGCAGCGGGCGTTCACCGAACTGGGCGAGCGCATCGGCGTGCACGTGCCGACTGCGCTCGCGACGCTGCCGTTCGCGCGGACCCGTTCCCGGGTGCTCGCCGGAGACCGGATGCAGGTGCTCTCCGCCGACGCCGTTCGGCCGACGGCGACCCTCGTCGCCGAGCGACCGGAGCAGCCGAGGTCCGTGCGGATGCCGGCGACCGACCTCGTGTTCGCCGCCCAGGCGCTGGTGCCGGTCGCGCGGGCCGAGCGCGCCGAGATCGCGGCGACCCTGGTGCGCGCCGCCGAGGCCGACCCCCGCCGCCGCGTGGTGGTGAAGCTGCGCTCGCGGCCGGGTGAGACCGAGACCCACCTCGAACGCGACCCGTACCTCGACCTTCTCCCCGCGCGACTGCCCGACAACCTCGTCGTCTCGTACGGCTCGATGGCGCAGGCGCTGTCGACGGCGGCAGGGCTCGTGACCGTGAGCTCGACCGCGGCCGTCGAAGCCGTGGCATCCGGTGTGCCGGTGATCGCCCTCGATTCGTTCGGGGTGAGCAAGAGCCTGCTGAACACCGTGTTCGTCGGCAGCGGTCTGCTCGGCGGGCGCAGCGAGGTCGTGGCAGGGCGCTTCCGGCATCCGCATCCGGCTTGGCTCCGCGACAACTACTTCCATCCGTCAGCGGAGTCGACGTGGTGGCAGCATGTGGAGCAGCTCGTCGCCCTGCGACGGGCGGGCGCGCTGCCGCACCGACGGGTGCCGGAGGCCAGGGGTGGAGCGCTTCACGAGGCGTGGCACCGGGCCAGCGTGCTCGGCTCCGAGGACCGGACGCTGAGCGGCACTGCCGCGCTCGCCGTCGGCGTGCCGGTCACGCGCGCGCTCGGTGTGCTGCGTCGGGGCCGTCAGTCTGCGGGCGGCGGCACCTGGGCGGATGCCAGCACCGATTTCACCCTCGAGCCGAACCCGTTCCACGACTCGATCCGGCGCTGA
- a CDS encoding ABC transporter permease: protein MTDTLVRPNLVRDTRNVLTRELRPVLRDPFTLIFSLLQPLVFLGLFAPLLIGGSGQPAGETLAWFVPGVLVMIVLFGTGATGSNLQYEMMTGSHERTLVAPLARSSLLVGRALKEIAPIVVQALVIVLIAWPFGFAINLPGLLIGLALLAVFGVGLGSLSYSLALATKDREWLFWGVQQSLIFPLLILSGMLLPLDDGPAWMRAVASVNPVNWVVQAERALFAGDLGDITVLWGWLSALAVAVVGLAVGVRAIRRSS, encoded by the coding sequence ATGACCGACACGCTCGTGCGCCCGAATCTCGTGCGCGACACCAGAAACGTCCTCACCCGCGAGCTCCGGCCGGTGCTGCGCGACCCCTTCACCCTGATCTTCAGCCTGCTGCAGCCGCTGGTCTTCCTCGGCCTGTTCGCACCGCTGCTGATCGGCGGATCCGGTCAGCCCGCGGGCGAGACCCTCGCCTGGTTCGTGCCAGGGGTGCTGGTGATGATCGTGCTGTTCGGCACCGGCGCCACCGGCTCGAACCTCCAATACGAGATGATGACCGGATCACATGAGCGGACCCTCGTCGCCCCGCTCGCCCGCTCGTCGCTGCTCGTCGGCCGTGCGCTCAAGGAGATCGCGCCCATCGTGGTGCAGGCGCTCGTCATCGTGCTGATCGCCTGGCCGTTCGGCTTCGCGATCAACCTGCCCGGACTGCTCATCGGACTCGCCCTGCTGGCCGTCTTCGGTGTCGGGCTCGGCTCGCTGTCGTACTCGCTCGCACTCGCCACCAAGGATCGCGAGTGGCTGTTCTGGGGAGTCCAGCAGTCGCTGATCTTCCCGCTGCTGATCCTCTCGGGCATGCTCCTCCCCCTCGACGACGGCCCAGCCTGGATGCGGGCGGTCGCCTCGGTGAACCCGGTCAACTGGGTCGTCCAGGCCGAGCGCGCGCTGTTCGCGGGCGACCTCGGCGACATCACCGTGCTGTGGGGCTGGCTCTCGGCGCTGGCCGTGGCCGTCGTCGGGCTCGCGGTCGGTGTGCGGGCGATCCGTCGCAGCAGCTGA
- a CDS encoding ABC transporter ATP-binding protein, with protein sequence MSHEHIIESEGLTKVFTVKKKSVDAVTDLSFTAVRGELVAFLGPNGAGKSTSLRMLTTLIPPTSGTARVVGQDIRTDSAGVRARIGYVGQLTSGSFSQRVRDELLSQGAFYGMTRRDSIRRADELIESLDLASFATRSVQQLSGGQKRRLDIALGLMHAPPLIFLDEPSTGLDPQSRANLWEHILDLRTQHGTTVFLTTHYLEEADRYAERVMVMDKGRIIADDDAASLKATLAGDVLTFGFASEADAVNARPVVARLSTAEVSLDGDSLSLAVPDGDRLLPVVVRELDAAGILVRRATGVPPTLDDVFLALTGRTLREAGEGGADASDTDAAGDADPVATDKTAAQTGALS encoded by the coding sequence ATGTCCCACGAACACATCATCGAATCGGAGGGCCTGACCAAGGTCTTCACCGTCAAGAAGAAGTCGGTCGACGCGGTCACCGACCTCTCCTTCACCGCGGTCCGCGGCGAGCTCGTCGCCTTCCTCGGCCCGAACGGCGCCGGCAAGTCCACGAGCCTGCGGATGCTGACCACACTGATCCCGCCCACCTCCGGCACCGCTCGCGTGGTCGGCCAGGACATCCGCACGGACTCCGCAGGCGTCCGCGCGCGCATCGGGTACGTCGGCCAGCTCACCAGCGGCAGCTTCTCGCAGCGGGTGCGCGACGAACTGCTCAGTCAGGGCGCCTTCTACGGCATGACGCGGCGCGACAGCATCCGTCGTGCCGACGAGCTGATCGAATCGCTCGACCTCGCGTCGTTCGCGACGCGGTCGGTCCAGCAGCTGAGCGGAGGCCAGAAGCGGCGACTCGACATCGCGCTCGGACTCATGCACGCCCCGCCGCTGATCTTCCTCGACGAGCCCTCGACCGGACTCGATCCGCAGAGCAGGGCGAACCTGTGGGAGCACATCCTCGACCTGCGCACCCAGCACGGGACGACGGTCTTCCTGACGACCCACTACCTCGAGGAGGCAGATCGGTACGCCGAGCGCGTCATGGTCATGGACAAGGGCAGGATCATCGCCGACGACGATGCCGCCTCCCTCAAGGCCACCCTCGCCGGCGACGTGCTCACGTTCGGCTTCGCGAGCGAGGCGGATGCCGTGAACGCCCGCCCTGTCGTCGCCCGCCTCAGCACGGCCGAGGTGTCGCTGGACGGCGACTCGCTCTCCCTCGCCGTGCCGGACGGCGATCGCCTGCTTCCGGTGGTCGTCCGGGAGCTGGATGCCGCGGGCATCCTCGTCCGTCGGGCCACCGGTGTCCCACCCACCCTGGACGACGTCTTCCTCGCGCTGACCGGTCGCACGCTGCGCGAAGCGGGCGAGGGCGGAGCGGACGCATCCGACACCGACGCCGCCGGCGACGCCGACCCCGTCGCGACCGACAAGACCGCCGCCCAGACAGGAGCCCTCTCATGA
- a CDS encoding helix-turn-helix transcriptional regulator encodes MSDTTTRALALLNLLQTHRHWPGAELATRLGVTERTVRRDVDRLRELGYRVESIPGAAGGYRLEAGSAVPPLLLTDDEAVTMAIGLRVAATQQLVGGPEVTLTALAKLEQVLPSPLRRRVNALAASVQSPRMGDGPVVSPVVLGEIALATRDQERLRLRYVDREGSESTRRVEPHALAPSGRKWFLLCWDLDRDDWRTFRVDRIEAVEHTRVLFDRRPLTPEEIDERVLIAASWSPQKIEADAVMELPFPAMQEIFGPWSDGATPDGETRTRWPFGGSDWREAMYALLWIPEGVEYTTTFPEPERTALREALGRLQRALDAPPSSRP; translated from the coding sequence ATGTCCGACACCACCACTCGCGCTCTCGCACTGCTCAACCTGCTGCAGACGCATCGGCACTGGCCGGGCGCCGAGCTCGCGACACGTCTCGGCGTCACCGAGCGGACTGTGCGGCGCGATGTCGACCGACTCCGGGAGCTCGGCTACCGGGTCGAGTCGATCCCGGGTGCCGCAGGTGGATATCGGCTGGAGGCGGGCAGCGCCGTGCCCCCGCTGCTGCTCACCGATGACGAGGCGGTGACCATGGCGATCGGATTGCGTGTCGCGGCGACGCAGCAGTTGGTCGGCGGACCCGAGGTGACCCTCACCGCCCTCGCGAAGCTCGAGCAGGTGCTCCCGTCGCCGTTGCGCCGCCGTGTCAACGCGCTCGCGGCTTCCGTGCAGTCCCCTCGTATGGGCGACGGGCCGGTCGTGTCGCCCGTCGTGCTGGGAGAGATCGCGCTCGCCACGCGCGACCAGGAGCGCCTGCGTCTGCGCTACGTCGACCGAGAGGGCTCCGAGAGCACGCGCCGGGTGGAGCCGCATGCGCTGGCCCCGTCTGGGCGCAAGTGGTTCCTGCTGTGCTGGGATCTCGACCGCGACGATTGGCGGACGTTCCGCGTCGACCGCATCGAGGCCGTCGAGCACACCAGGGTGCTGTTCGACCGCCGCCCCCTCACACCGGAGGAGATCGACGAGCGTGTGCTCATCGCCGCCTCATGGTCGCCGCAGAAGATCGAAGCGGATGCCGTGATGGAGCTTCCCTTCCCCGCCATGCAGGAGATCTTCGGGCCCTGGTCCGACGGTGCGACGCCGGACGGCGAGACCCGCACGCGCTGGCCCTTCGGCGGCTCGGACTGGCGGGAGGCGATGTACGCGCTGCTGTGGATCCCCGAAGGGGTCGAGTACACGACGACGTTCCCGGAACCGGAGCGCACCGCGCTCAGGGAAGCGCTGGGTCGGCTGCAGAGGGCGCTCGACGCACCGCCGTCGTCACGTCCGTGA
- a CDS encoding TetR/AcrR family transcriptional regulator, with amino-acid sequence MTNAVPLGRRERKKAATRKAISDVATMMFLERGFDNVSIREVADAADVSPTTVFAHFAQKEALVFDEDDEQRDRLVSAVSGRAPGVTVNRAIHDFYTAEVRENLAEHGQDVSRVFARFLNETPALREYAAKMWLRHEDALSDAIAHELGLSEATPEIRVYSRFVLQMQLLVNESDDPLGILEAGFTVLEGGWAPIEARIAEGGA; translated from the coding sequence ATGACGAATGCCGTGCCACTCGGACGCCGTGAACGCAAGAAGGCCGCTACCCGCAAGGCGATCTCGGATGTCGCGACGATGATGTTCCTCGAGCGCGGCTTCGACAACGTCAGCATCCGGGAGGTGGCGGATGCCGCCGATGTCTCCCCCACGACCGTGTTCGCGCACTTCGCCCAGAAGGAGGCGCTCGTCTTCGACGAGGACGACGAGCAGCGCGACCGACTGGTATCGGCGGTCAGCGGCCGCGCGCCAGGCGTCACGGTCAATCGGGCGATCCACGACTTCTACACCGCCGAAGTCCGCGAGAACCTCGCCGAGCACGGCCAGGACGTGTCGCGGGTCTTCGCCCGCTTCCTCAACGAGACGCCCGCTCTGCGCGAGTACGCCGCGAAGATGTGGCTGCGGCACGAGGACGCCCTCTCGGACGCGATCGCGCACGAGCTCGGACTGAGCGAGGCGACCCCTGAGATCCGCGTGTACTCACGATTCGTGCTGCAGATGCAGCTGCTCGTGAACGAGAGCGACGACCCGCTCGGCATCCTCGAGGCCGGCTTCACGGTGCTCGAGGGCGGGTGGGCCCCGATCGAGGCGCGGATCGCCGAGGGCGGCGCCTGA
- a CDS encoding MFS transporter, protein MTSLINPPARSEKRAWTMLIVLTMLTVVGMTVVLPVLPFVVLQYVSHEGELALWVGVLEAINGLCAFLVAPFLGRLSDRFGRRPVIIGAAFGAAFAMALFGIGGAIWVLVLARVIQGLTAGDLPALFAYLADITPPEKRAQRFGLLGALSGIGMMIGPAIGGLLAAVSLQLPVFLTAAVALTIAILSIFLLPESLAPENRIARISLREIQPFGVFREAFRRTELRGLLIGFALLALPFGFFVNNFSVLALDSIQWGPTQIGLLTAAVGIIDIVIQGVLLGILLPRIGERGVIISGIVAQTIGLTGLALVASVFTQPWVFILGALMLAAGQGAATAAMDGAMSNAVGADEQGWLGGVTQSLNAAMNTAAPLIAGALYVTVSHAAPYWLGVALMIVAVLVVSRAHIANTAKAGARESGADAATGDTAPAAAEARS, encoded by the coding sequence GTGACTTCACTTATAAACCCGCCTGCGCGCAGCGAAAAGCGCGCCTGGACCATGCTCATCGTCCTGACGATGCTCACCGTCGTCGGCATGACCGTCGTCCTCCCTGTCCTTCCCTTCGTCGTCCTGCAGTACGTGTCGCACGAGGGCGAACTCGCGCTCTGGGTCGGCGTCCTCGAGGCGATCAACGGCCTGTGCGCCTTCCTGGTCGCGCCGTTCCTCGGCCGCCTCTCCGACCGCTTCGGCCGACGGCCCGTCATCATCGGAGCCGCCTTCGGCGCCGCGTTCGCGATGGCGCTGTTCGGCATCGGAGGAGCGATCTGGGTGCTCGTCCTGGCTCGCGTGATCCAGGGGCTCACCGCCGGAGACCTTCCGGCGCTGTTCGCCTACCTTGCCGACATCACCCCACCCGAGAAGCGCGCGCAGCGGTTCGGCCTCCTCGGCGCCCTCTCCGGCATCGGCATGATGATCGGCCCTGCGATCGGCGGCCTGCTCGCGGCCGTGAGCCTGCAGCTCCCCGTCTTCCTCACCGCGGCCGTCGCGCTGACGATCGCCATCCTCAGCATCTTCCTGCTGCCCGAGAGCCTTGCGCCCGAGAACCGGATCGCGCGCATCTCGCTGCGTGAGATCCAGCCTTTCGGCGTCTTCCGGGAGGCCTTCCGGCGCACGGAGCTCCGAGGCCTGCTCATCGGATTCGCCCTGCTCGCCCTGCCGTTCGGATTCTTCGTCAACAACTTCAGCGTCCTCGCGCTGGATTCGATCCAGTGGGGTCCGACGCAGATCGGCCTCCTCACGGCGGCGGTCGGCATCATCGACATCGTCATCCAGGGAGTGCTGCTGGGCATCCTGCTGCCTCGCATCGGCGAGCGCGGCGTCATCATCAGCGGAATCGTCGCCCAGACGATCGGACTCACCGGCCTCGCACTGGTCGCCTCGGTCTTCACCCAGCCGTGGGTGTTCATCCTCGGCGCGCTGATGCTCGCCGCAGGGCAGGGCGCGGCCACGGCTGCCATGGACGGCGCGATGTCGAACGCCGTGGGTGCCGACGAGCAGGGATGGCTCGGCGGAGTCACCCAGTCGCTCAATGCGGCGATGAACACGGCCGCTCCGCTGATCGCCGGGGCGCTGTACGTTACCGTCAGCCATGCGGCACCGTACTGGCTCGGTGTCGCGCTGATGATCGTCGCGGTCCTCGTCGTCTCCCGTGCGCACATCGCGAACACCGCGAAGGCGGGGGCTCGAGAGTCGGGCGCTGACGCCGCGACCGGCGACACCGCGCCGGCGGCAGCAGAAGCTCGCAGCTGA
- the arfB gene encoding alternative ribosome rescue aminoacyl-tRNA hydrolase ArfB: MAAPHRPGLRISSGLTIPEAELSWRFSRSSGPGGQGVNTADSRVELLWDAAGSSALTPHQRERILDRLGGRLVNGVLTIAASEHRAQLRNRDAARERLASLVAEALRPPSPTRRPTKPSRGSTERRLKAKQRRTDVKQLRKPPREG, from the coding sequence ATGGCCGCCCCTCATCGCCCCGGACTGCGGATCTCGTCGGGTCTGACGATCCCCGAGGCCGAGCTCTCGTGGCGGTTCTCGCGGTCGTCCGGCCCGGGCGGGCAGGGCGTCAACACGGCCGACTCGCGGGTCGAGCTGCTCTGGGATGCGGCGGGGAGCTCCGCGCTCACCCCGCACCAGCGCGAGCGCATCCTCGATCGCCTCGGCGGCCGACTGGTGAACGGCGTGCTGACGATCGCCGCGTCCGAGCACCGCGCGCAGCTGCGCAACCGGGATGCGGCGCGGGAGCGGCTCGCCTCCCTGGTCGCCGAGGCGCTCCGGCCGCCGTCGCCGACGCGCCGACCGACGAAGCCGAGTCGTGGCTCGACGGAGCGGCGGTTGAAGGCGAAGCAGCGACGCACCGACGTCAAGCAGCTCCGCAAGCCTCCGCGCGAGGGCTGA
- a CDS encoding PQQ-dependent sugar dehydrogenase, with protein sequence MPLAPSSAAARPPRRAVLAAASVLALMALASCSTEPTATSVPAPESFVEGLDVPWSIAFHDGVALVSERDSGRVLEIAEDGETREVGIIDGVTPGGEGGLLGLAVHDGEVYSYSTARSGNRVERRPLSGAPGDLSLGAATTVIDGIPAAGNHNGGRIAFGPDGMLYVTTGDAGDRESAQDLDSLGGKILRLTPTGGIPDDNPFEGSPVYSYGHRNPQGIAWDAEGRMFATEFGQDTWDELNVIEPGGDYGWPAVEGIAEDSAFIDPVQQWRPDAASPSGMAVTGSDIVIANLRGERLRIVPLDDLTASTEQFTGEFGRLRDVVVGAGGTFWILTNNTDGRGSPAEGDDRILRLGRD encoded by the coding sequence ATGCCGCTCGCTCCCTCGTCCGCCGCCGCTCGTCCGCCTCGTCGCGCGGTCCTCGCCGCGGCATCCGTCCTCGCCCTGATGGCTCTGGCCTCGTGCTCCACCGAGCCGACCGCCACATCAGTGCCGGCGCCGGAGTCGTTCGTCGAGGGCCTCGACGTGCCGTGGTCGATCGCGTTCCACGACGGTGTGGCTCTCGTCAGCGAGCGCGACAGCGGCCGCGTGCTCGAGATCGCCGAGGACGGCGAAACGCGCGAGGTGGGGATCATCGACGGCGTCACGCCGGGAGGCGAGGGAGGTCTGCTCGGGCTCGCCGTGCACGACGGGGAGGTGTACTCGTACTCCACCGCGCGCAGCGGGAATCGCGTGGAGCGCCGACCGCTCTCCGGTGCCCCGGGGGATCTGTCGCTCGGCGCCGCCACCACGGTGATCGACGGCATCCCCGCCGCCGGGAACCACAACGGGGGTCGGATCGCCTTCGGCCCTGACGGGATGCTGTACGTCACCACCGGCGATGCCGGAGACCGGGAGAGCGCGCAGGACCTCGATTCACTCGGCGGGAAGATTCTCCGGCTCACTCCCACGGGCGGGATCCCCGACGACAACCCGTTCGAAGGGTCACCCGTCTACAGCTACGGGCATCGCAACCCGCAGGGCATCGCCTGGGATGCGGAGGGCAGGATGTTCGCGACCGAGTTCGGACAGGACACCTGGGACGAGCTCAACGTCATCGAGCCCGGTGGCGACTACGGCTGGCCCGCAGTGGAGGGCATCGCGGAGGACAGCGCGTTCATCGATCCCGTGCAGCAGTGGCGGCCGGACGCAGCGAGTCCGAGTGGCATGGCGGTGACCGGGTCCGACATCGTGATCGCGAACCTGCGCGGCGAGCGCCTGCGCATCGTGCCGCTCGACGACCTGACCGCGAGCACGGAGCAGTTCACGGGGGAGTTCGGACGACTCCGAGACGTCGTCGTCGGTGCCGGCGGCACGTTCTGGATCCTCACGAACAACACCGACGGGCGGGGCAGTCCCGCCGAGGGGGACGACCGCATCCTCCGCCTCGGCCGGGACTGA